The Psychrobacter sp. LV10R520-6 genome includes a region encoding these proteins:
- the rpsP gene encoding 30S ribosomal protein S16 encodes MVVIRLARGGAKKRPFYQVVVADQRRARDGRYIENIGFFNPLAKESEEAVRLNMDTYNAWIAKGAQPSDRVASLAKAYNKAAASTEATA; translated from the coding sequence ATGGTTGTTATTCGTTTAGCACGGGGCGGTGCCAAGAAACGCCCATTTTATCAAGTAGTTGTTGCTGATCAACGCCGCGCGCGTGACGGTCGCTACATTGAAAACATTGGCTTTTTTAACCCGCTCGCTAAAGAGTCAGAAGAAGCTGTACGCTTAAATATGGACACGTATAACGCGTGGATCGCAAAAGGCGCACAACCTTCAGACCGCGTTGCTTCATTAGCAAAAGCTTACAATAAAGCTGCGGCCAGCACTGAAGCAACTGCTTAA
- a CDS encoding ATP-binding protein yields the protein MTTPTPQSHRKGWLARYYPNSWSNSWLTTLMVIFIVIISVSLSIWFFWRSLYLPELKNHARYLTSELRLMNSAKKDWQDNPEVRQWIYRHSHVVVVDNPSDFPQISDKAFVGVFTDVLQQEISAQLGRPVEVYFKFKPTPQLWVQDSRDDSFWIREPVVYYSQYSPTLLILFLIGLPLLTLLTIILLARQLNRPLRYLQRAATNYIRLGHATTLPTRAGPTEIRQVNMAFNRLFTTLNQAQKERTIMLAGISHDLRTPLTRMRLTAEMLPDDFFREGLIYDIEDMDAILEQFISYMKDGSDEPVRLTNLDVIFNEIMVQFAPMKFVYQSECDKAVPVRPLSIKRLVINLVNNANRYGKPPIYLSATVVPTFIETAVVEDPDVVTESEVNKEAQEQLMICVRDCGSGVAEDQLERIMQPFERGETARTTQGSGLGLAIVSRIAGLHHGTVEAINHPDGGLQVCVRIPLISKVAGDDTLAAQAKDLPVPNNRVNGEDY from the coding sequence ATGACCACCCCCACTCCACAATCACACCGTAAAGGCTGGCTTGCACGTTACTATCCCAATAGCTGGTCTAACAGCTGGTTGACCACCTTGATGGTGATTTTTATTGTGATTATCAGTGTTAGTTTATCAATTTGGTTTTTTTGGCGCAGTCTGTATTTACCAGAACTGAAAAACCATGCTCGTTACTTAACCAGTGAGCTGCGTCTGATGAATAGTGCCAAAAAAGACTGGCAGGACAATCCAGAGGTGCGCCAATGGATTTATCGGCATTCGCATGTGGTAGTGGTTGACAACCCCAGTGATTTTCCACAGATTTCAGACAAAGCCTTTGTAGGGGTTTTTACCGATGTACTACAACAGGAAATTAGCGCTCAGCTAGGTCGACCTGTGGAGGTTTATTTTAAGTTTAAGCCTACCCCACAACTATGGGTACAAGACAGTCGTGATGACAGTTTTTGGATTCGCGAACCGGTGGTTTATTACTCGCAATATAGTCCGACATTGTTAATATTGTTCTTAATCGGGCTACCGTTATTAACGCTGCTGACTATTATCTTATTGGCGCGGCAATTAAACCGTCCGTTGCGCTATCTACAGCGCGCTGCCACCAATTACATTCGCCTCGGTCACGCCACAACTTTGCCCACGCGTGCAGGTCCTACTGAAATCCGTCAAGTGAATATGGCCTTTAATCGTCTGTTTACGACACTTAATCAAGCACAAAAAGAGCGGACAATTATGCTCGCAGGTATCTCTCATGACTTGCGCACGCCCCTTACCCGCATGCGCTTAACCGCTGAGATGCTACCGGATGATTTTTTCCGTGAAGGTCTCATCTATGATATCGAGGATATGGACGCTATTTTAGAGCAGTTCATCTCATATATGAAAGATGGCTCCGATGAGCCGGTACGCCTAACCAATCTAGATGTTATCTTTAATGAGATTATGGTGCAATTTGCACCCATGAAGTTTGTTTATCAGTCAGAATGTGATAAAGCCGTGCCGGTACGCCCGCTATCGATTAAGCGCTTGGTTATTAACTTAGTCAATAACGCCAATCGTTATGGCAAACCACCGATTTATTTGTCCGCGACTGTGGTACCCACGTTTATAGAAACAGCCGTGGTAGAAGATCCTGACGTGGTTACTGAAAGTGAGGTCAATAAAGAAGCACAAGAGCAATTAATGATTTGCGTACGTGACTGTGGTAGCGGGGTGGCAGAAGATCAGTTAGAGCGTATCATGCAGCCATTTGAGCGCGGCGAGACTGCTCGTACCACCCAAGGTAGCGGGCTGGGTCTGGCTATCGTTAGCCGTATTGCAGGGTTGCACCATGGCACAGTTGAGGCCATTAATCATCCGGATGGCGGATTACAAGTTTGTGTAAGAATCCCTTTAATTTCTAAAGTCGCTGGAGATGACACATTAGCAGCTCAGGCGAAAGACTTACCTGTCCCTAATAATAGGGTAAATGGTGAAGACTATTAG
- a CDS encoding ATP-binding protein has protein sequence MSLVSSLKHSIFVRIYAGLLIVCLCVALFAQLLMDTINKERVQSYRENMATGAFYLVSEGISNQDDKTQREYWLSDASSLFGSNFRIVPINEVDFNASELRRFDNDGTVVRYVTQPTYADVYHRLPDGNNVLTARISQVSEQQVRAMAVFLLDDLSYYTTLSAKRDRLAELEKKFSFPLSFKGVNTLNLDNDQMARLRRDEVVILLENTNTSQGSSSIKIIVPSEINDMAILMGPVPLFNWFPLNLIISMVLISMFLISLGVYALIFPLERKLQLIQVGVDEVSKGNLDSQVQVIGQDEISRLSATFNAMTAHIKRLMESQRELTRAVSHELRTPVARIRFAVDMLADTDDEDSRFTQRDYIDEDIESLNGLIDEMLTYAKLEEGSPKLDLEPVNLKELVEQIERETNALGKPIKIVGNPPNAKVTAVADRRYLHRVIQNLAGNALRYAETTIIISAGVKKGNAFVSVEDDGQGIAEADREKVFIPFSRLDDSRTRASGGYGLGLSIVSRIAFWFNGSMKVDESQELGGARFVMTWPIKPLTQTIVADELTQEKSDRDFDAQ, from the coding sequence ATGTCATTAGTCTCTTCTTTAAAACACAGTATTTTTGTTCGTATTTATGCTGGATTATTAATCGTCTGCTTATGTGTGGCATTATTTGCGCAGCTATTAATGGATACTATCAATAAAGAGCGTGTGCAGTCCTATCGCGAAAATATGGCAACTGGCGCTTTTTATTTGGTCAGTGAAGGAATTTCTAACCAAGATGACAAAACCCAGCGTGAATACTGGTTGTCTGATGCCAGTAGTTTATTTGGTTCGAATTTTCGTATCGTGCCTATCAATGAGGTCGACTTTAACGCCAGTGAGTTACGCCGGTTTGATAACGATGGCACGGTAGTACGTTATGTCACCCAGCCTACATATGCCGATGTTTATCATCGCCTACCAGATGGCAACAATGTCTTAACAGCGAGAATATCGCAAGTCTCAGAACAACAAGTGCGTGCGATGGCCGTGTTTTTGTTAGACGACTTGTCTTATTATACGACGCTATCCGCCAAGCGCGATCGTTTAGCAGAGCTAGAAAAAAAGTTTTCTTTTCCTTTAAGCTTTAAAGGAGTGAACACACTAAATTTAGATAATGATCAAATGGCACGCTTGCGCCGTGACGAGGTGGTTATCTTATTAGAGAATACCAACACCAGTCAGGGTAGCTCATCTATCAAAATTATTGTGCCATCCGAGATTAATGATATGGCGATCTTAATGGGTCCTGTGCCATTATTTAACTGGTTTCCACTTAATTTGATTATCAGCATGGTACTTATCAGCATGTTTTTGATCAGTCTGGGTGTCTATGCACTGATTTTTCCGCTGGAGCGTAAATTACAGCTGATCCAAGTAGGGGTTGATGAAGTCAGTAAAGGCAATCTAGACAGTCAAGTACAGGTTATCGGTCAAGATGAGATTTCCCGTCTGTCGGCCACTTTCAATGCGATGACAGCTCATATTAAACGGTTAATGGAGTCACAGCGCGAACTGACTCGCGCGGTTTCACATGAGCTGCGTACGCCCGTTGCGCGTATTCGCTTTGCGGTAGATATGTTAGCAGACACGGACGATGAAGACTCACGCTTCACGCAGCGCGATTATATTGATGAGGATATTGAGTCGCTTAACGGGCTAATTGATGAGATGTTAACTTATGCTAAGCTTGAAGAGGGCTCGCCGAAATTAGACTTAGAGCCAGTAAATCTTAAAGAGCTGGTTGAGCAGATTGAGCGTGAGACCAATGCCTTAGGCAAGCCTATTAAAATTGTCGGTAATCCGCCAAATGCTAAAGTAACGGCGGTAGCGGATAGACGTTACTTACATCGCGTTATTCAAAACCTTGCCGGTAATGCTTTGCGTTATGCAGAGACCACTATTATTATTAGCGCTGGGGTCAAAAAAGGCAATGCCTTCGTTAGTGTTGAGGACGATGGACAGGGTATTGCAGAGGCTGATCGTGAAAAGGTCTTTATTCCATTTTCACGTCTAGATGACAGCCGTACGCGCGCATCAGGTGGCTATGGGCTGGGCTTGTCTATCGTGTCACGTATTGCATTCTGGTTTAATGGTAGTATGAAAGTAGATGAAAGCCAAGAACTTGGCGGCGCGCGATTTGTGATGACTTGGCCCATTAAACCTTTGACTCAAACTATCGTTGCCGATGAGCTAACACAAGAAAAAAGTGACCGTGATTTTGATGCTCAATAA